In Synechococcales cyanobacterium T60_A2020_003, the genomic stretch CACATATAAAACCTGCCATGAAACCTCAATACCGCATCCGCAACTGGTCAGAGTATAACGCTGGATTGAAGGCTAGGGGAAGCCTCACCTTCTGGATCGAAGAATCTGTGCTGGGGCAGTGGGTGGTCGAGGAGTTGAGCGGCAAACCCGGCGCGTCAGTTCTTTATAGTGACCTTGCGATTCAAACAATGGCGACCGTCAAAG encodes the following:
- a CDS encoding transposase; amino-acid sequence: MKPQYRIRNWSEYNAGLKARGSLTFWIEESVLGQWVVEELSGKPGASVLYSDLAIQTMATVK